One segment of Sulfobacillus thermosulfidooxidans DSM 9293 DNA contains the following:
- a CDS encoding MFS transporter: MGGGIAILSGIGTLGFLLSLHGSHERPHTPSSSARFSLIQSWNVLKEFKGFRRFLLMNFLIQLTLGLVPAVLPFYAKYVLHMSHGILSILLASIFVIALFCIVPWTHIIERIGSHQGIRWTIGLLAVGLLPFLLLGNLPGIFGGAVVLGAGLGGFLVLADVLMAEVIDWDAHEGKIRREGLFYGINGFILRLGVSIQAVLLYIVLHSTGFKPNPTGVAPIAVQDGFRLLMGFIPLVFLFLAYLVIRRYDVPPSPFTLGTD, encoded by the coding sequence TTGGGGGGCGGAATCGCCATCTTATCGGGTATCGGCACCTTGGGCTTTCTCTTATCTCTTCATGGCAGCCACGAACGCCCGCATACGCCCTCTTCATCCGCACGCTTTTCCCTCATTCAAAGCTGGAATGTGCTGAAAGAATTTAAAGGATTTCGTCGTTTCCTCTTGATGAACTTTCTCATTCAGTTAACGCTAGGCCTAGTCCCCGCAGTGTTACCGTTTTATGCTAAATATGTTCTGCACATGAGCCACGGAATCCTCTCCATCCTTTTGGCCAGCATTTTTGTTATCGCTCTCTTCTGTATCGTGCCCTGGACCCACATTATCGAACGGATCGGATCTCATCAAGGAATTCGCTGGACCATTGGATTATTGGCGGTGGGCCTGCTCCCGTTTCTATTGCTTGGGAATCTGCCGGGAATCTTTGGTGGCGCGGTCGTGCTGGGTGCAGGATTAGGAGGTTTTCTCGTTTTAGCTGATGTGCTCATGGCCGAAGTCATCGATTGGGATGCCCATGAGGGCAAGATCAGGCGCGAAGGGCTCTTTTATGGGATTAACGGCTTTATTCTCCGCTTAGGCGTCTCCATTCAAGCGGTATTGTTGTATATTGTGCTGCACAGTACCGGATTTAAGCCAAATCCCACGGGCGTCGCGCCGATTGCTGTTCAAGATGGCTTTCGCCTTCTTATGGGGTTCATACCACTCGTTTTTCTATTTCTCGCCTATCTTGTCATCCGCCGCTATGATGTACCCCCTAGTCCCTTTACCCTCGGCACCGATTAA
- a CDS encoding FMN-binding negative transcriptional regulator — MMYNPPEFQIASRERLIEMIKTYPLGQLISHQDGEIRISYIPFLYQASQQGGEGFLIGHMARANSQWRGMDQKPVVVSFLGPHAYISPTYYQEDYSVPTWNYVAVQVHGICRIIQDFEETVSIVAMLLDAFEPGQHALWSQNLRESPYRQMLSQIVGISIQIQKMEGKAKLGQNRSRTSRVNAIGALLAQRDCGDHTLAQLMRQALDVEEKGNSSH; from the coding sequence ATGATGTACAATCCACCCGAATTTCAAATCGCCAGTCGCGAGCGCCTTATCGAGATGATTAAGACCTATCCCTTGGGCCAACTCATTTCGCATCAGGATGGTGAAATCCGCATTTCCTATATCCCCTTTCTTTATCAAGCTTCTCAACAAGGCGGGGAAGGCTTCCTCATCGGGCATATGGCTCGGGCCAATTCGCAGTGGCGGGGAATGGATCAAAAGCCGGTAGTGGTTTCGTTTTTAGGTCCTCATGCCTATATTTCGCCTACGTACTATCAAGAAGACTATAGTGTGCCAACATGGAATTATGTAGCTGTCCAGGTGCACGGCATTTGCCGAATCATTCAAGATTTTGAGGAAACTGTGAGCATTGTGGCTATGTTGCTCGATGCCTTTGAACCCGGCCAGCATGCCCTGTGGTCTCAAAATTTACGGGAATCACCCTACCGCCAAATGTTGTCGCAGATTGTGGGAATATCGATTCAGATTCAAAAAATGGAAGGAAAGGCTAAACTCGGACAAAATCGTTCCCGGACTAGCCGTGTGAATGCCATTGGTGCCCTATTAGCCCAGAGGGATTGTGGAGATCACACACTCGCACAGTTAATGCGGCAGGCATTGGATGTAGAGGAGAAAGGGAATTCAAGCCATTAA
- a CDS encoding potassium channel family protein gives MTIFIVLWQKIRRHQILFLFILALLTLFIGAGLFASAEHTTFFTALYWAVTTATTVGYGDVIPHNTAGRLIAMGVMLTTIPLMGAVFAAWAAGLASLHIRRLLGLEHNWTHGHDLVIYGYSPTVANLLPDLVQAHRSILLVADVDSSLIPQEVQLMAGDATNTHVVEKSAPHKAKKALIAGNTDGEVLLTAIALRHLAPALPIMAMTQSTKVAQALKDLGVEYTVATDNLMGQTIAKSLETPHAADLLLSILGSDRYRLSEDPVADNWVGLPLSQLRREFSGILLGLVHNSEVILGVERDPVVASGDHVLYLTPTTKPS, from the coding sequence GTGACGATTTTTATTGTGCTTTGGCAGAAGATTCGACGGCATCAAATTCTTTTCTTGTTCATCCTCGCGCTTCTCACGTTATTTATTGGAGCGGGTTTGTTTGCATCCGCCGAACACACCACGTTTTTCACCGCACTTTATTGGGCTGTCACGACCGCGACCACGGTCGGTTATGGTGATGTTATTCCGCACAATACGGCTGGCCGTCTTATCGCTATGGGGGTCATGTTAACCACAATCCCCCTAATGGGCGCGGTTTTTGCAGCCTGGGCAGCCGGTTTAGCCTCACTTCACATTAGGAGGTTACTAGGTTTGGAACACAATTGGACACATGGTCATGATCTGGTGATTTACGGGTACAGTCCGACCGTCGCCAATTTGCTGCCAGATTTGGTACAAGCTCATCGCAGCATTTTACTGGTTGCCGACGTTGACTCCAGTCTCATTCCGCAAGAGGTGCAGCTCATGGCTGGCGATGCGACCAATACCCATGTTGTCGAAAAATCTGCGCCACATAAGGCTAAAAAAGCCCTCATCGCGGGAAACACGGATGGCGAAGTTTTGCTCACGGCTATTGCTCTTCGCCATTTAGCTCCGGCACTGCCCATTATGGCGATGACGCAAAGCACTAAAGTGGCCCAAGCCTTAAAAGATCTCGGCGTCGAATATACCGTCGCCACCGACAATCTCATGGGACAAACCATCGCCAAAAGTTTGGAAACTCCTCACGCCGCCGATTTGCTCCTGAGTATTTTGGGTTCCGATCGCTACCGACTCAGTGAAGATCCCGTAGCGGACAACTGGGTGGGTCTTCCACTAAGCCAGCTCCGCCGTGAATTTTCGGGCATCCTCTTGGGCCTGGTCCATAATTCTGAAGTGATTTTAGGGGTTGAACGGGATCCCGTTGTTGCAAGTGGAGATCACGTGCTGTATTTGACTCCTACAACAAAACCATCATAA
- a CDS encoding transglutaminase family protein, translated as MNIVLRHDTIYRYKEPIFSLASELHLRPLNNARQIVESFQIMTMPSTHLYDYIDRFGNTVHHFTIPRHLKTVEISAVSRVITMDQPFVYRIPTGFLGYESLTPTMRTTIDEETKAWIREVDHPELPILERVHALTQATHQYFTYEAGVTTVLDTAKDFMRLKRGVCQDFAHFLISVCRYLQIPTLYVSGYLIPENEAPTASHAWVAVYTGEFRSKQWTGFDPVSGTFTNDRYIWLALGRDYGDVTPVRGVYWGTRDEDLQVNIQIEE; from the coding sequence ATGAATATCGTTCTGCGGCATGATACGATTTACCGGTATAAAGAACCTATTTTTAGTTTGGCCTCGGAACTGCACTTGCGCCCGTTAAACAACGCGCGGCAAATTGTGGAGTCTTTTCAAATTATGACGATGCCATCAACCCATCTGTACGATTATATCGACCGGTTTGGTAATACCGTCCATCATTTTACGATTCCGCGGCATTTGAAGACGGTTGAAATTAGTGCGGTATCGCGCGTCATTACGATGGATCAACCCTTTGTGTACCGCATTCCCACCGGCTTTTTAGGGTATGAAAGTCTCACTCCGACCATGCGGACGACGATCGACGAAGAGACGAAAGCGTGGATTCGTGAGGTGGATCATCCCGAGTTACCGATATTAGAGCGAGTGCACGCGTTGACGCAGGCTACGCACCAATATTTTACCTATGAAGCAGGAGTGACCACCGTACTGGATACGGCCAAGGACTTTATGCGTCTCAAGCGCGGTGTATGCCAGGATTTTGCGCATTTTCTTATTAGTGTCTGCCGCTACCTTCAGATCCCGACTCTCTATGTGAGCGGCTACCTCATTCCCGAAAATGAAGCGCCTACTGCTAGCCATGCCTGGGTTGCTGTCTATACCGGAGAGTTTCGCTCTAAACAATGGACAGGTTTTGATCCCGTCTCCGGAACTTTTACCAATGACCGGTATATTTGGCTCGCCTTAGGGCGTGACTATGGGGATGTTACGCCGGTTCGGGGAGTGTATTGGGGAACGCGTGATGAGGATCTGCAGGTGAATATCCAAATTGAAGAATGA
- a CDS encoding alpha-E domain-containing protein, with the protein MLSRVADDVYWMARYVERAQNFSRILAIRKTQSAQMITRDRWEDFLLVFGDPHAGDVDDPSSILRHVICDASCPISLCTNIKMARDNARMARDMVSPEMWQTLTRMQNTVSGQVQDIDDESWEDLLSQVTMDALTFQSLLVSTILQDEAYHFMMIGTMLERALSTLRLLLSYFGTLSLWDNEPLYAVNALKSVTGYGAFRRAYRKQLQAPDVIQFLLFEPAFPRSVVSAAAHLLRELQALPEPGGMPRFLAGRLFAQLSYDTMDLVMEATPEVYVRRLITQFEQIHDGLMIRYFQPEVHEV; encoded by the coding sequence ATGCTAAGTCGTGTCGCGGATGATGTGTATTGGATGGCGCGTTATGTTGAACGCGCACAAAATTTCTCGCGGATTTTAGCTATTCGCAAGACGCAAAGTGCCCAAATGATTACGCGGGACCGGTGGGAGGATTTTCTTCTGGTATTTGGGGATCCCCATGCAGGCGATGTGGACGATCCTTCATCGATTTTACGGCATGTGATTTGTGATGCATCCTGTCCGATCTCCTTGTGCACGAATATTAAAATGGCCCGGGATAATGCGCGGATGGCCCGGGACATGGTGAGCCCGGAAATGTGGCAAACGTTAACGCGGATGCAAAATACGGTGAGTGGTCAGGTCCAAGATATTGACGATGAATCCTGGGAAGATCTTCTTTCTCAGGTGACGATGGATGCACTGACCTTTCAATCACTATTGGTATCGACGATTTTACAAGATGAAGCTTATCATTTCATGATGATTGGCACCATGTTAGAACGCGCTCTTTCAACTTTACGGCTTTTGCTATCCTACTTCGGTACCCTAAGCCTTTGGGATAATGAACCGTTATATGCGGTCAATGCATTAAAAAGTGTAACGGGTTATGGAGCCTTCCGCCGTGCCTACCGAAAGCAGCTGCAAGCGCCTGACGTTATCCAATTTCTCTTATTTGAACCGGCTTTTCCCCGTTCGGTTGTGTCCGCGGCAGCCCATTTATTACGGGAACTGCAGGCCTTGCCAGAACCCGGAGGTATGCCTCGCTTTTTGGCGGGCCGCCTTTTTGCGCAATTATCCTACGATACGATGGATTTGGTGATGGAGGCGACACCAGAAGTCTATGTGCGGCGGCTCATTACCCAGTTTGAGCAAATTCATGACGGACTGATGATCCGATATTTCCAACCTGAGGTGCACGAAGTATGA
- a CDS encoding circularly permuted type 2 ATP-grasp protein gives MSSEVLSSPSQPDPWRHYPRGGLDEFFDAHGNIRPLYRVFLPLLQGRLNQWDRRKQIADQIFHHRGVTFALGSSAERIERPIPFDIVPRILSHAHWQHLERGLAQRLVALNLLVGDIYGDQRILQAGVIPRDFVYSSPLLQPRMMGVEVPQNRWVSVAGIDIVRSGEDEYVVLEDNVRSPSGVSYVLENRLVSSSIWPQVMRSVSMHSIVEYPQRLLDTLLGLSPGTWVVLTPGVYNSAYFEHSLLASQMGIDLVEGRDLVVYRNRIHVKTTQGLTPIDGIYRRVDEDFLDPLVFRADSLIGVPGLGNVLMHGALALVNAVGCGIADDKGMYRFIPDAIRYYLGEEPILSNIPTYLPVFEKERDYIFSHWDELVFKPVAESGGKGLAFGRDMSMPEREQWKEMICRQPRQFIAQPVITFSTAPVYHQGHFEARYVDFRPFCLLGNDPWILPGGLTRVSGSSQSLVVNSSQGGAIKDTWVLRE, from the coding sequence ATGTCGTCAGAAGTGTTGTCTTCCCCGTCGCAACCGGATCCGTGGCGTCATTATCCACGAGGCGGCCTTGATGAATTTTTTGATGCCCATGGCAATATTCGGCCCTTATACCGTGTCTTCCTCCCCTTATTGCAGGGACGTCTTAATCAATGGGATCGGCGCAAACAAATAGCGGATCAAATTTTTCATCATCGAGGAGTCACTTTTGCGCTGGGATCCAGCGCTGAACGCATTGAGCGGCCCATCCCGTTTGACATTGTTCCTCGCATTCTGTCCCATGCACATTGGCAACATTTGGAACGGGGACTGGCCCAGAGGCTTGTTGCCTTAAACTTGTTAGTCGGCGACATTTATGGTGACCAAAGGATTTTACAAGCGGGGGTCATCCCTCGGGACTTCGTGTACTCGAGCCCTTTATTGCAACCCCGGATGATGGGGGTCGAAGTGCCGCAAAACCGGTGGGTATCTGTGGCGGGAATTGACATTGTGCGCAGTGGTGAAGATGAATATGTTGTGCTCGAAGACAATGTCCGCAGCCCTTCTGGTGTCAGCTATGTTCTCGAAAACCGTTTGGTTTCCTCATCGATTTGGCCGCAAGTGATGCGCTCAGTGAGTATGCACTCGATTGTGGAATATCCCCAGCGATTATTGGATACGTTGCTGGGTCTTTCCCCGGGGACGTGGGTGGTTCTCACACCTGGAGTCTATAATAGTGCCTATTTTGAACATTCGTTGTTAGCTAGCCAAATGGGTATTGATTTGGTTGAGGGTCGGGACTTAGTGGTGTACCGCAACCGTATTCATGTGAAAACGACTCAGGGTTTGACACCGATTGATGGTATTTATCGCCGGGTTGATGAAGATTTTCTTGATCCCCTGGTATTTCGTGCTGACTCCCTAATTGGGGTGCCGGGCTTAGGCAATGTCCTCATGCATGGCGCATTAGCCTTAGTCAATGCTGTGGGCTGCGGCATCGCCGATGATAAAGGGATGTACCGCTTTATTCCCGATGCAATCCGCTATTATTTGGGAGAAGAACCCATCCTCTCCAATATTCCCACGTATTTACCGGTTTTTGAGAAAGAACGCGATTATATTTTTAGCCATTGGGATGAGTTGGTTTTCAAACCCGTCGCCGAGTCGGGAGGAAAGGGTTTAGCGTTTGGACGGGACATGTCCATGCCAGAGCGGGAACAGTGGAAAGAGATGATTTGTCGCCAGCCTCGTCAATTTATTGCGCAGCCCGTAATTACCTTTTCGACGGCCCCGGTTTATCATCAAGGTCATTTTGAGGCACGCTATGTGGATTTTCGACCTTTTTGCCTGCTCGGCAACGATCCATGGATTTTACCAGGAGGGTTGACGCGGGTGTCGGGAAGTTCCCAGTCGCTCGTCGTCAATTCATCACAAGGAGGCGCCATTAAGGATACTTGGGTTCTTCGGGAGTGA
- a CDS encoding LysE/ArgO family amino acid transporter yields MLLAFWHGFVLAVALILPIGPQNSFVLNQGARSSFSRVLPTIITAALSDTLLIILAVVGIANLVVHLRLFRVLLALTGTIFLFGMGLHSWRDTVDDNHEGSDIPWRTQVRHSLSVSLLNPHAVMDTVVILGGQASLYGEETVRWAFSLGAILVSWFWFIGLALFGRVLVSHNRQSIRPLLSKISALLMWLIAVQTLWQLAREWLL; encoded by the coding sequence TAATTTTGCCTATTGGCCCGCAAAATTCGTTTGTATTAAACCAAGGGGCGCGTTCATCCTTTTCCCGGGTGTTACCGACGATCATCACTGCGGCTTTGTCTGACACGCTGTTAATTATTTTAGCCGTGGTGGGAATCGCCAATCTTGTCGTCCATTTACGGTTGTTTCGGGTCCTTTTAGCGTTGACGGGGACGATTTTTCTTTTTGGTATGGGACTTCATAGTTGGCGGGACACGGTAGACGACAATCATGAAGGCTCCGACATTCCGTGGAGAACTCAGGTTCGCCACTCTCTTTCCGTATCGCTCTTAAATCCGCATGCGGTCATGGATACCGTTGTGATTTTAGGCGGGCAAGCCAGCTTATATGGAGAAGAAACGGTCCGCTGGGCTTTTAGCCTGGGAGCGATTTTGGTGTCATGGTTTTGGTTCATAGGATTAGCACTATTTGGACGTGTGCTCGTTTCCCACAACAGGCAGAGTATTCGCCCCTTGTTAAGTAAGATTTCAGCCCTACTAATGTGGTTAATCGCGGTGCAAACCTTATGGCAACTTGCTCGGGAATGGCTGCTGTAA